CAGACTTGCAGGTAGCCCAGAAAAGAGCATCAGCTGCCTCGGCAGAGAAGCTGACGTCATTAGTGGCTCGAGCATAGATGTATCCTACCAGTTTGAACAGAGGATCCGCATCTAGAGGCTCACCGGCCTCCTCAGTCAACTTCTGGTATCTGAAAATGATGTTCTGAGCAACAACAGACAGTGCAGCGCCCTTTCGCACGTGTTGGTAGTTTGGCAGAGCAGCGTATGTGTCTCCCAGAACAGCATCCGAGTCAATCTTGTTGCaaatgtccttgagctctGCCAGCGAGGCTGTCTTAACCGCCTGGTGCAGTTTTACTAGGTTATCAGGTTTGGTCTTTCCAAACAGCTTGTCGAGCCCCTCCACATATTGCTTTCGGTTCTGGATatccttgatcttctctcGAGGGGTCTCTGATCTTCGAAGAGCCACTGAGGTTCGATATTTCTCTCGATCCTCGAAATCTCGCTTCCCCGACTCGGTCTCGACAGTCAGGAAGTTGGCTGAAAATTTCGTACTGTCATGGACTCTCAGGAATGGGTGGAGAGATCGCAGTGTTGTCTCGGGTGTCGAGATCTCTTTGAGGTCGTTTGCCGCTGGCTCCTTAGCCGAGTAAAATCTCTGAATGCATGTGATGGGTTGGATGTTGCAATGTGCTCTCAGCAAGGGTGCAGCCTTATTGATAGCATGAGCCCGGCTCAATGTCGTTCGCAGCATGGTCGCTAAAgtgttgtatgtactctTCTGATCTGACAAGTGATACGTGATGTCCAAACAAAGTTCTGCAGACCATGCATGCCCAAATGAAATTCCTAAATTTCAGGGACCGTTGAAAACTTTCAGACGCCATAACGACACTGCAAAATGAACGGGGTGACTAACGACAAGGGACATAGCGATGTCACCAACACTCCTGAGAGTGGAATATCCACAcccaagaaaaaaaatcccAAATCCGACAAGCCTGTGAAAGTCAAGAACCCAAATAATGCGGCTTCCAAGGCCTACACTGTGGATCTGAAGATCCAGGGTACTAACAACTCTTCTATCGTGTCCAAGCGGTCAGTAGAGCGGTTGTACAAGGAAAAGCATGATCTGGAGTTTTTTCGGCACTTTGTTAAGAAGCCTCAGCGAAGATCGCCCATCATCAACCGAGGATACTGGACTCGAATGGAGGCCATGGGCTACTGCATCTCTGCTGCCCTTGCAGAGAAGGCACCTAAGCATGTGATTGTCAACCTTGGCTGTGGTTACGACCCTTACCCGTTCCAGCATCTCCACAAGCACGGTTTGACTGAGAACTTGATCTTTGTCGATGTCGACTACCCTGATCTCATGCAGATCAAGGTTGACACCATCCGACGGTCAGACGAACTGACCAAGCTGGTTGGGGAGGAGAAACCCGCCGCTGAGATCAAAGACAAGTCTGTGCTCATGCAGACGGGCAATTACATTGCACTCTCTTGTGATCTGCGAGATCTGGAGAAGTTCGAGTTCATTTTCCGAAACCTGGACCTCATCGTCGAGGGAGATAACAACCCCCTGATTCTCTTCACGGCAGAGGTTTCTGTGACCTACATGTTCCAGAAAGATGCTGACAATCTCTTGCAGTGGTGCGCTTCACTACCCAATTCTCGTTTCGCTCTGTTAGAGCAGATCATCCCTGCCGGCACTGAGCACCCCTTTGCCAAGACCATGTTGGCCCATTTTGACTCCCTTCAGACTACTCTCTGGAGTGTCAAGAAATACCCTAGCATCCCCGCCCAGTACGAGCGATTCACCTGTCTCGGATGGAAGGAAGTCAGCggaatctccttggcccAGTTTTGGGACTCGTACGTCCCTGATGAAAAGAAGGAGTTTGTTGAGAATGTGGAGGCCTTTGACGAGTGGGAGGAATTCCTTCTGTTCCTAAACCACTACTCTATTATTTATGGAGGTGCTGATATCTTTCAGAACTCCAAATCCGAATACCCTGAGCACGAGGAGTTTGTGCTCCAGTGTGAGAAGCCCACTTCTGAGGCCCACCGCATTGGTGCTGCCGCATGCTCCTTTCAGAATGGTGTCATCCTGAATGGCGGTCAGGCCCAGAACAGAGAATCTACTTCTCTCTTGCTCTCTTTGGACTCCACGGACGAGTTCATCGTCGATAAGAACAACATGATTGCGCGTCAATATCATTCCTTGTCTGAGATCGAGCCGGGCGTTGTCCTACTTGCAGGTGGTCGATCTTCCCCCACTAAGAAGTTTTCAGACTGTCATATTCTCAAGAATGGTTTGTGGAAGCCTACTTTTGATCTTCCTGAAGGACGATTCAGACATTGCATGCAGGGCACCCTGCTTTTTGGCGGAAGTGAGAGCAAAGATCAGTGGCTTCACTTCAGCCCCACAGCTGGATGGAAGGCCCTCAAGTGTGATTTTCATTACTTGACACCCTACGGTGCTACCCTAATCATGAAGTCTCCCATTGAAGGTATTCTTCTGGGTGGTATGGATGCCAAGGGAAACTTGGGCAAGGAGGTGTACTCTGTAACTATTTCTGAGGGTGAAACTGTTGTTCTGTCTCTCATACCTATGAAGAGCCCTCTTATTTACGCTCGTTATGGCGCTCAGGGTGTGTACCACGGCAATCGGTACCTTCTTGTGGGGGGTGTTTCTTACGATATTCTCTTCAACGAACATAACCAGGTTGTCGAGCTAGATATCAAGAAGGGTAATACCATTCCCGTGAAACTCCCGTTCGAGTCATATCCTCTGCTTGTCTCTCATAGTGTGAACATTGTTCGAAACTGTCTCGTGGTCGCTGGTGGTGGAGCTGTGTGCTTCTCTTTCGGTGTTTTCCACTCTGACCCCGAAGTTGTGGGCAACAGAGAACTAAAGGTGATTAAGGAACAACGGCCCAGTGAGGAGGTGAAGACCGAGATAAACAGCACGGTTATCAGTGTCGAGGAGGGCACTCTGGAGAGCTTCCCTGCTGCTTATGTGAATGCCACCCCTACCATTTTCCGAAACTGTGATATTGGACCTTCTTCGGAGCTCTGGAAGTCTCATGACTACCTCAAGTCAAATATTGGCGAGGACACAAAGGTGTCTGTGCACATCGCTGATAACAAGAACCTCAACTTCCAGAGCAAAAACTTCTCCTACCAGACTCTGCAGTTTGGAGAGTTGATGAAATTGATCTCTGACATTGAAGCCGACTCTGAATCTTCCAAGTCCGCTTATCTCCGGTCGCTCTCGCTGGACAACCCCAAGTCTGAAGCTACTGATCTGTGTAAGGACTTCCCTGGTATCGCACGTGACTTTAAACTACCCAAGGAAATGGCCGACTTTATTGGAAACAAGGTCTTCTCCACTCCTCTGAGGATCTCTTCGTCCAAGACTCAGATCTGGCTGCACTATGATGTTACTGCCAATGTTCTCTGTCAGGTCACTGGCTCCAAGCGAGTCCGTATGTACCATCCTCGGGATGTGGTTCACCTGGGCTTCCCCGCTGGAGAGTCTTCTTCCAAAATTCCAAACATCTTCGTCCATGAGTCTTGTGCGCAAGCTTATGAAGTTGTCATGAATCCTGGCGATATTCTCTTCATCCCTCCCATGTGGTTACATGCTGTCGAGCCCCAGACAGAGAGCATCTCTGTAAACTGTTTCTGGAAGGATCTTGACGGAAACAAGTACTCCAAGACCAAAGACATTTATGGGAACAAGGATCTGGCGTCCTACGAAAGTGGTCGAGAAGGTATCAAGAAGATTGCTGATAAGTTTGCAGGTCTTCCTGCTGATATCAAGGAGTTTTACCTTAGGCGTCTTGCTGAGGAGCTTAAGCAGATGTAGTTGTATGTATATAGATAGATAGATAGAATCAAAATAATTTAATGGTGCAGGTTTTTACAGTAAGTAGCTATATTAGAATTGGTTTGTATGTTACATTTGTGCTTGTGTCCTGTTTGGATTATTCACTCCTCACCCTCCAACTTTCTCTTTTTGGAGTCAGGAGCATCGGAGTCGGCATCGGAATCAGAGTCGTCTTCGTATTGAGGCACAGAAAAATCGTTGCTGGGAAGAGGCTGAGCCACATACCCCGACTCACCAGCAGTAACCACAGCTGGAAGGGGCTCGTAAGAGTCTGactcatcctcctcgtctgCGATTGAGAATGGCAGCTTTGTAGACTCAGGCTCGCTTGGAGCAGGTTCCGAAGCGGGTTGAGGAACGTAATCGTcgttctcttcctcctcaggATGAGCCTGCTCAACTGACGCACCGTTAGTATCTTGAACAAGACTGGAGACCTCCTTTTGAGCATCTTGGatttccttcttcatcttctcgaACATAGTCATGTTGTGTTTATCCTCTTCAAGGAGAGACGCctgcttgttcttgagagtCAGCAGAGCACTATCAATCTCGCTGCGCAGCTTCTGGTTGGCAGAAATGTCTGTGATAGTCTTGTTTACTGTTTCAAGAAGAGTAGCAAGAGCTTGCGAATCCCGTGACTTCTGACTGGACTCAAGCTTGCTCTTGGTCTCAGTGACGGTCGTAGTTTTAGTCACCTTTCCGAGCAGAGTGTTGAGCTCCTGCAACTCGGATCGAACTGACGGTGCTGCCGTTGAGCCACCCAGATCTGCAAAGCCAGTTCCTCCAATGCCACCCAATCCGGACCCTCCGATTCCTCCAAGACCTGAGCCTCCGATTCCTCCTAAGCCAGATCCCCCAATTCCCCCTAGACCGCCAAGTCCCGATCCACCAATGCCTCCGAGTCCTGTACCTCCAATTGAACTGCCTCCAAGGGCATCTGATCCGGTGGGCCCTTCGCTGCTGTCAAGCTGTCTTGTCTTGCTATTGATCTCCTCGATTACGTCGGGTCTGAAGACCTGTCGCTGTTCCCAGACCTCCACCACTCGCTTGATTTTGTTCCGGAGATCGGTGTTGCCCTCGCGGTAGGTGGATACTATTCCGTCCACAATGACAGTGGAAAACGCCTCGATGAATTCGTCtctcttcttggccttggcctgctGGACCACATCGTTAGCGAGGTAGATCATAGCCAGTTTTCGCTTGAGAGGAATGTTTCGAATGTAGTCGTACCAGGTCTGTGCGATGGGTCCGCAAGCTCGTCGGTGGAACTGGATCCATTGAGACACCGAGACAATTGAGTCCTGGGTCTCATTGAGTGCCGACAGCTTCGACATGAAAGAGTCCACTGAGAAAGACatgtggtgttgtgttgaATAGGATGAGATATGAAGTGATGATGCTTGCTAAAAGCCCCTGTGGatctgtgtgtgtgtgtgtgtgtgtcagTAACGTTCCTGTTGTCGGTTACGGTGTAAAAACAGGTGTGTCGCTTTTCTGGTTGTCTCCAGACAGTAAAAGCGGTCGCTAAAATGATTGTTCTGGAGAATTGCAGCAAACTGCAAGTCGGTTTTTAGGCCTTTCGTAACTTATTTACGTTGTTCTGCATAGTCCTTGTCTGACCAACTAATTAAAGTACAATTTCAACAAATATTTGTACGATGTTGCCATTgggactactgtacattttgtacgtacagtaatCCAAAGAAGGCTGGTCATTGACTGTGCCTGAGTACAGTCAGAACGGGGGCTCCAGAGATTGTGTGGGGCTACTGGAAATGTAGGGATAATGAATTGGTCGCATTGATCGGATTAatttcaaaaaaaacaaaaacaattCACTTCCATACGTGATTTTCCTCCTCgcacaaccacagccaccTTATCAACATTTTAGACTTTCATGACACGTGACGTCAATAAGCTCCACATCATCACCTCCCAAGATTCATCACCCAAATAACGCAACGTCACACACATCAACAATGGCTGACAAATTCCCCGCTCTCGAAGATATTGACGATCTCCCTCAGGATGTCGAAGTCGATGTCGACATCAAGGACACCCACGCCGACGAGGATGACTTCAAGAAGTCGTTCCCTTCcctggaggacgaggagaacgaTCTCACCGAGAACGCATTCAAGGAGGACTTCCCCGccctcgaggaggagacacAGGCTACCACCGGCAACGTTGTTACTGCTGAGGCTACCGAGGATTCCTCTCCCGTCGATGGCCTTGAGACCTCCGTCAAGAGCCTGAACCTGTCCGAGTCCACCGCTATCAAGGAGTGGAAGgagcgacagcagctggagattgagcgACGAGACCAGCAGGCCGAGGCTAAGCGAAAGGAGACCATTGAGAAGGCCCAGAAGGCCATTGACGACTTTTACGAGAACTACAACTCCAAGCGTGATGAGGGCGTCAAGTCCACTCAGgaggccgccaaggagtTCCTTGCAAGCATAGATGATacttcctcttcctctggCACCACCTGGGACCGAGCTCTGAAGCTGATTGATGACTCTGACACCGGAACCAAGGAGGGTTCTCGAGACAAGACTCGATTCCGAGAGATTCTTCTGTCTCTCAAGGGTGACGTCGACGCCCCTGGTGCCGCTGGTTACTAAATGTATGATAAGATAATGATTTAATGAAGTAACAATTAGTAATTTGTGTTGGTTGAAGTGTCACATTATGTGCTTTTGAGGTGCTGTACTAgtacactacttgtagctactgcCACACACAAGTTCTGGCATCTTAATAGCCGTGTCAACTTGTCCATGTATACTGACACGTAAATCGAACGAACTCTACACTCAAATTCAGCACAAAAGCAGATGCAGCCAGAGTACGCGTTTTTCGGCTTTAAAAGATGTAGAATCAGCCCAGTAGCAGACATGATTTCTGTCACAGTCGTTTGGAATATCCCACCTAACAGTGTGCCAATCCTAGTCGTCCTGGACCTCAATCGGTCATGCATGAAAGCAGTGCATTGAGTAAGTTGTACAACTGGGACTGTAGTGTCGTATTCATCATCCTCAACATCTACACCACCATGCTGGTCTTGGTAACAACAGGTGGAACGGTGCCGTTTGAGGCTCTCATCGAGCTGGTACTCTCACATGAATCCATTACTACGCTTTCCCAGCTGGGATTCTCCAAAATGCGCGTTCAATACGGACGGGGCAATCGCCATATCTTCACAAAACATCACAAGGAAGGCGTCATGTCGATAACGGGGTTTGAGTACACCGATGATCTCGCAGGTGAAATGTCGAGGGCACATTTGGTTATTTCGCATGCAGGAACTGGATCTGTTTTGGATGCACTCAGAATAGGCAAACATCCAGTGGTTGTGGTGAACAGTAAATTGATGGACAACCACCAGATTGAGATTGCCGAGGAACTGTTCCGGAAACGGCATTTGCTCGTTTCAGGAGACACGGACTCTGTTGGGTTCATCAAAGCCCTTAAAATGCATCGGGAGTATCTATTTGAGACTCTTCCCGATCCCGAAGAGGGTATTCTACAGCGCATTATTGAGGAGACTGTGTCTTTTATGTAAGGTATTGGGCGTGAGGTTGCGAAGAAAGGTAGCTACTTTCCATCGTAAACGGACTATGATCTACGCTTCTACATCAACTAAGTTATTTCATGTTGTATTTCATTAAGTAGCAATTATTTACTTTATATAAGACGGCGTTGCCATGTCGTGCTGGCTGTGTTTGGTGGGAAAGTTAGTGGATTTGTGCTGTctagtacatactgtacatactctgACCTTGGTGTTTATCGTCCAGTCATTCGCTTACCAATCTCACTGACCCAGGTAGGAGCTCGCTCAAAGCCGTTGTTACCGCTCTGGTAATCGATCATGGCAGACATGATACCCTCCCGAGTGGTAGAAACGAAAGGGCCGTGCTGAACAATGGGTTGGTCGAGAATCTGGCCACCCACGACGATGATTCGAGAGTCCTCGGTTTCGGATGCTCGGAACTCAACTCCGTCACCGGCAGTGTCAAATATGGCCACATCGTTGGTCTTGAGAACCTGGCCGTCAACGGTAGCACCTCCCTTCATGACGTAAAGAAGAACATTGAAGCCATGGGGCATGGTCTGCTCAAGCTTTCGGCCGTCGTACTTGCTGGCATCAATGTTGTAGTCGAGGTACCAGACGGGAGTGTAGGCAAGATCCTTTA
This genomic interval from Yarrowia lipolytica chromosome 1E, complete sequence contains the following:
- a CDS encoding uncharacterized protein (Compare to YALI0E33231g, similar to Saccharomyces cerevisiae RTT103 (YDR289C); ancestral locus Anc_5.300, weakly similar to DEHA0A13926g Debaryomyces hansenii IPF 7393.1), with the protein product MSFSVDSFMSKLSALNETQDSIVSVSQWIQFHRRACGPIAQTWYDYIRNIPLKRKLAMIYLANDVVQQAKAKKRDEFIEAFSTVIVDGIVSTYREGNTDLRNKIKRVVEVWEQRQVFRPDVIEEINSKTRQLDSSEGPTGSDALGGSSIGGTGLGGIGGSGLGGLGGIGGSGLGGIGGSGLGGIGGSGLGGIGGTGFADLGGSTAAPSVRSELQELNTLLGKVTKTTTVTETKSKLESSQKSRDSQALATLLETVNKTITDISANQKLRSEIDSALLTLKNKQASLLEEDKHNMTMFEKMKKEIQDAQKEVSSLVQDTNGASVEQAHPEEEENDDYVPQPASEPAPSEPESTKLPFSIADEEDESDSYEPLPAVVTAGESGYVAQPLPSNDFSVPQYEDDSDSDADSDAPDSKKRKLEGEE
- a CDS encoding uncharacterized protein (Compare to YALI0E33253g, similar to uniprot|P17891 Saccharomyces cerevisiae YGR167w CLC1 clathrin light chain singleton, similar to Saccharomyces cerevisiae CLC1 (YGR167W); ancestral locus Anc_5.168); translated protein: MADKFPALEDIDDLPQDVEVDVDIKDTHADEDDFKKSFPSLEDEENDLTENAFKEDFPALEEETQATTGNVVTAEATEDSSPVDGLETSVKSLNLSESTAIKEWKERQQLEIERRDQQAEAKRKETIEKAQKAIDDFYENYNSKRDEGVKSTQEAAKEFLASIDDTSSSSGTTWDRALKLIDDSDTGTKEGSRDKTRFREILLSLKGDVDAPGAAGY
- a CDS encoding uncharacterized protein (Compare to YALI0E33209g, similar to uniprot|Q9P3K9 Neurospora crassa Conserved hypothetical protein), encoding MNGVTNDKGHSDVTNTPESGISTPKKKNPKSDKPVKVKNPNNAASKAYTVDLKIQGTNNSSIVSKRSVERLYKEKHDLEFFRHFVKKPQRRSPIINRGYWTRMEAMGYCISAALAEKAPKHVIVNLGCGYDPYPFQHLHKHGLTENLIFVDVDYPDLMQIKVDTIRRSDELTKLVGEEKPAAEIKDKSVLMQTGNYIALSCDLRDLEKFEFIFRNLDLIVEGDNNPLILFTAEVSVTYMFQKDADNLLQWCASLPNSRFALLEQIIPAGTEHPFAKTMLAHFDSLQTTLWSVKKYPSIPAQYERFTCLGWKEVSGISLAQFWDSYVPDEKKEFVENVEAFDEWEEFLLFLNHYSIIYGGADIFQNSKSEYPEHEEFVLQCEKPTSEAHRIGAAACSFQNGVILNGGQAQNRESTSLLLSLDSTDEFIVDKNNMIARQYHSLSEIEPGVVLLAGGRSSPTKKFSDCHILKNGLWKPTFDLPEGRFRHCMQGTLLFGGSESKDQWLHFSPTAGWKALKCDFHYLTPYGATLIMKSPIEGILLGGMDAKGNLGKEVYSVTISEGETVVLSLIPMKSPLIYARYGAQGVYHGNRYLLVGGVSYDILFNEHNQVVELDIKKGNTIPVKLPFESYPLLVSHSVNIVRNCLVVAGGGAVCFSFGVFHSDPEVVGNRELKVIKEQRPSEEVKTEINSTVISVEEGTLESFPAAYVNATPTIFRNCDIGPSSELWKSHDYLKSNIGEDTKVSVHIADNKNLNFQSKNFSYQTLQFGELMKLISDIEADSESSKSAYLRSLSLDNPKSEATDLCKDFPGIARDFKLPKEMADFIGNKVFSTPLRISSSKTQIWLHYDVTANVLCQVTGSKRVRMYHPRDVVHLGFPAGESSSKIPNIFVHESCAQAYEVVMNPGDILFIPPMWLHAVEPQTESISVNCFWKDLDGNKYSKTKDIYGNKDLASYESGREGIKKIADKFAGLPADIKEFYLRRLAEELKQM
- a CDS encoding uncharacterized protein (Compare to YALI0E33275g, similar to uniprot|P53178 Saccharomyces cerevisiae YGL047w Hypothetical 22.7 kDa protein in SUG1-RNA15 intergenic region, similar to Saccharomyces cerevisiae ALG13 (YGL047W); ancestral locus Anc_4.58): MHESSALSKLYNWDCSVVFIILNIYTTMLVLVTTGGTVPFEALIELVLSHESITTLSQLGFSKMRVQYGRGNRHIFTKHHKEGVMSITGFEYTDDLAGEMSRAHLVISHAGTGSVLDALRIGKHPVVVVNSKLMDNHQIEIAEELFRKRHLLVSGDTDSVGFIKALKMHREYLFETLPDPEEGILQRIIEETVSFM